Part of the Planococcus plakortidis genome is shown below.
ACCTCACTTCCAACACGTAATTCCCTTCGGTTCGCGGAAAACGGAATTCTCTCATATCATTCAGTTCAAGCTCCGTTTTTTCCCCGCCTTTCCATAAGGCTGCCGTGATTGTCGGATCTGTCCAGATATCCCCGCCGTTTTCTTCATTCTCCTTGAAATCCAAAGAAGCCGGCTGATTTGGCGCGACCGTTATGGCCTCTTGCGATAAGCCGAACTCTTCGATGTCAACGACCGTTTCCGACACGTCTCCGCTCGATGAACTCCAATCGATATTGGCTTCGGCCAACGGCACAGGCTGGCCCCGTAAGCTGTCATCTGCCAATAAATACGCCCTCGGGACGCCGACATCGTAATCCTCGGCAAAGCAGCCGGACAGTGCCGACATCAGTAGCATGGCCGAAACGAGCTTCAAGCTTTTCTTCATATTAAAGCCACCCCTTGCAAATTTTGAACTGCCTTTCACGCAACCTCCCCTTATTTCGGCGTGAATTTCATGACCGCGTTGAACAGGTCAGATGTCGTTTCCTGCAATCCCCGCTCCTCGCCCTTGAAACTGTTGAGTAATGTATAGCCGAATACAACCCCGGCGATGGTTTGGGCTGTAGTGCCATTAAAGAGGATAAGGTTGAATGGATCATAAAAACTGGGATATGGGATGTTTTCGAGAGGCATGAATGGCAGAATGGATAGGATTATTACAGCAAATGTGGGTATGCCGATTGCCAAGAATTTACTCCAATCAAATCCTTGGATCCGCCGTTCTTTTCGTTCCAACATGAACTTAGGCGTCCGCAATAATAGGCCGATAACCACTGGAAACAGCGCAACATATATCCAATATGGCACTGGATTAAAGTTCATCTGCCCTCTTTCATTCACTAATTCCTGCAGCTGCAACCCTAGATACACGATAAATGCGATTGCGATGCTCCAAATGAAGTAATAAAGAAATCGTTTCATTTCTTTTCCCCCTTATTTTTGATTGGTAATAATATATACTGTTGTCAACAGACAAGCGTTTCGTTTTATTTTGAGGTTGAGGATAAGTAAAACGAGTGGAATCGCTTAATGAAATTGTTTCAGTGTGTTCGTCATTATCCTCTTCTCGATGGAGCAATGTGTTAAGTTCTATAAATATTCAATTCCATAATTTAACTATAACAGTTTGCTTCCAGAATCGATATACTCTTTAAAGAGGTGAGTGCTGATGAATCCCATTTATATATGCCAAGAAAGTTTTAATCTTAGAGATGAGTATTTTTTAATTGAGTCTGCCTCGAATCTCGCGAAATTATATATATCTCCGGTTAATGATGAATATTACGATATCGAAACGCAGCAAATTTTAATCCACTTACTCATAGCCCAAAACAGTTTTCCGATACATCTAACCATTGAACTGTTCTCAGGAGTATACGATGAGCTCAAAACCAGTTTTCAGAAACAAGCAATTAGTCATTCGATAACGAATAAACGGAATGGACGAAAAAATATCGCTCTGTTTCAGGCAATTCTAGAGAATCCGGATGCTATAGAATTTGCGATAACCAAAACCTTCTGGATTGCTAGTGCCAACCAATTTTACGCTCTTTCTTCCCCAGAGAGCTTGAGCTATTCTATGGTACAGACGACAGGATGGTTCAGCAGAAAAAAACAACTACTGCGCCCACATTTTAATACACAAGCTCTTACATCGTTAATCGTAATTTGGTATGACGGGAAGGGATTCAATCTTTATACTTCTGAAGAAAAATACGCCACCCCAGAAAATCTTGCCAGTCATTTTCCAGCAGATACACCGGTTGAGTTTGGATAAACCTACAAACAAAAAGAACCCCAACTGCGCGCCGTCTTTCTGGCACTCACTTGGGGTTCGCTTCATTTCTCTATGCTCAACCTTCAAACAAAGGGCTGACCGGTTTTTCGTTGTGTACGTGCTCGATCGCTTCTGCGAGCAATGGCGCGATCGAGAGGATGGTGATTTTCGGGATGCGTTTTTCTTGCGGCACGTGGATCGTGTTGGTGACCACAAGTTCCGTCAACGCGGAGTCCTGGATGCGCTGAATGGAGTCGCCGGACAATACGGGGTGAGTACAGCAGGCGTAGACCGCTTTTGCGCCGTTTTCCACGAGCAGGTTCGCTGCGTCGGAAACGGTTTTTGCCGTATCGACGATGTCGACGATGATGACGGCGTTCTTGCCTTTGATGTCGCCGACGATGTTCATCGTTTCGGTATCATCCGGCATCTTGCGCTTGTCGATAAAGCCGATTGGGACGTCCAGGCGGTCCGCCAGCCTGCGCGCCCGGCTCAAGCCGCCGTTATCCGGCGCCATGACGATGGCGTCTTCGAGGTTTTTATCGATGAAATGCTGGGACAGTTCGGTGATGCCAAGTAATTGGTCGACCGGGATATTGAAGAAGCCCTGCACTTGCGGCGCGTGGAAATCCATCGTGATGATATGGTCGGCCCCTGCTTTCACGAGCATGTTCGCCACGAGTTTCGCCGTGATCGGCTCACGTGAACTCGCTTTTCGGTCTTGGCGCGCGTATCCGTAATATGGGATGACCACCGTAATGGAGTCCGCCGATGCACGCTTCAAGGCGTCGATCATGATCAATAATTCCATGACGTGCTCGTGGCCTGGCTGCGAGGTCGATTGGACGACGTAGACTTCCGCCCCGCGCACGCTTTCTTCGATATGGATCTGGATTTCCCCATCGCTAAAATGGGTGATGGAGTTCTTGCCCAGCTCACAGCCGAGATGATCCGCGATCTCCTGCGCCAGTTCCTGGTTTGAATTCAATGAAAATAGCTTGAAGTTGTCTCTTAATTGATAAGCCACCGTTCAACTCCCCTTTCAGCAAATTGTAAGTCCGTAAATTGACAGCTGACTGTTTCCCATGAACATTTCAGCTCATGCGGCTTGTATCAGTTGGTTTCATGATAGCTGTTTCCGGGCGCAAATGCCACCGATGACGGAGAAGAATGAGCCCGTCCATATGCTTCGTAGAAAATCTGACACAATCTATCGTCACGCACAGCTGCTCTTTCCACCTTACCGAAACCATCTCCCTCTAATCCCGTACAGTAAAGTGAGGCTTTTACGATTTTCTTGAAGACCCTGATCAATTTGCCCGAAAAGGAGAATTGGATGCTATTTTCTAAATGGACCATCTATCAGGCGACCGCCCTCTCAGGTTTGATGGCGTTGGCTGTCCTGGCCGAATCTTTTGCACTCAATATCGGAAACGCGCTCACATCCGGCAGTGTCAGTTCGATGCTGGTTGTCTTGACGTTCATCTTGCTGAGCACGAGCTTGATCCATCTGTTTTTCATTTTCCACAGCAAGAAAAGCGAGCGCTTCCTGTCGCATTCGTTATGGAACAAGATGAACGTGCTGTCGGGACTGCTGCTCGCAGTTGCTGTCACCGTATTCATTTTAGCGGCAGTCTTTACTCCTTTGAATGACTGGATCACGGATGGCCGCTGGATTCTCTATGGCCTCATTTATTTCTTCCTGTTCCTCTATAGCCTGTTCGTGCTGTCGGTCGTGCACAAAATGAAACAGCAAAGCACGAAAGAAACGAAAATCGAGATCTCGTTCGGCGCCACTGTCGTGAGTTTATGCGTGTTGCTGTTCGTTCTTTGACGATTGTCCAACTTGAACGGGGCCTTCCAGAAACCGATCATTTTTATGTGTCAGCAGCACTGGACACTTCGTAATTCCAACTGAAAATCCGCATGACAAAGCCACCCAGACGAATTCGTCCGGGTGGCTTTTCAGCGAATAAGGTGTCAATCTTTCCTAAAGTGATCAACCACCAATAATATAATGGCGGCGAATGCTGATGCTAGGCCAAGCAAATAAAGTACCTGTGTTTGAGGCGTCAGGATACTCTGCCCGTAGAGGCCCGATTTAAGAATGGCTGAAGCAATATAAGCAGCGGAAAACATGATAGCCCCCGAAATGAATAGGCCTGCCGCTATAATGGCAGCTTTTATCTGCACTCCTCCTTATGTAAAGCGGGCTTCATGAACCGCTTTCCCTTAACTTGAGACAGTCAGTTGGCCCGTTCCCCTGTCCTGCGCAGCCATTTCCGATTGTTGCGGTACAGGATCGCCAAGAGCGTCAGGAGGCCGGATAGCCCGAAGAATGCCGCGAACAAAGTCAACCCCGCCGCCTGCGAACCGAGCAATAGCGCGCTCATCAACAGCAAGCTTACCGCCATCAGCGACAAAAAGATAACCTGTGCCGTCTTGCGTTTTCTTAATAGCCAAGCCGATAGCTGAAAGATGATGAACAAGAGTGATGCTGCCATCAACAAGGGAAACAGCGGTTCGAATTTCGCCGCGTAGACGAAATGGTCGATCACCAAAATGTCATCCGCCTCGTTTACTGGCCCGTTCAACCAGGTGGAGAACACCGCCGAGTATTTCCACTCCCAGGAAATATCGCGCAGCTGCCCGCCTTCGTACCAACTGGCGAGCGTCGAAAAGATAAATACGAGAAATGCGCCAAGCAAGTAAACGATGTTTTTGAACTTCATTCAATTCCCCTTTCGCAATTTTCGTTAATGGTGTTCAGCGTCACAATTCGATGCCGATATTTTTCAATTGCGCCTTCACATCCCAATGTTTAGGCTGTTCTTTTTTCATGAACCATTCTGCCCCGTTCGCTAACCATTCCGCTCGATAGGTGTCAAATGTGTATCCCTGATCCAAATCGTCGTAACCCGGTTGGAAGGCGCAACAGGTGCAGATCAAGCTATAGTCAGGAAGCCCATTTTTGTATAATGGCCCACGAAGCCTATCGAAGCCACACACTAAACAGACATAGTATTTCTTTTTGAAGAGCATCGGTGCCAGCCCCTTTTTGCCATGATTGATTCAATCTATCTTTATATATTTAGCATTTTGCACTATGTATTTTCTTCCTTGATTATTACTTGCGTTATTCTTCCTTAGAATTCTTTTGGAACACAGCATCAATCTTTTCGCGGTCGTATTCCAGTATCCAATCATTATATTCTTCATACAAGAAGCGTATATCTTCTTTGTCCTTAGCAAGGATATCGCACCCTCGGTCATCATATAAATGATAGATGATTTTTTTGGTCAGATTAATAAAATAAACATCATATCCGCTTTCCTGCTGGTTCTTCAAGATAGTTGAGGGATGCTTGAAATCCTGATAGCAAAGGGCCTTTAATAGTTCTGGGTAACGGATATCCCCTTTTTTTCCGGCGTAAACAAAGCGATAGACCAGCGAATCATCCTCTCCGAACCCTTTCTCAGTATCGGTTAATTTTTCCAACCTCAATTTATACAAATCCGGTTTATGTTTTATATATTTCCGATAAAGATTCAAAGGCTTTTTTTGGAGGAAAGGATTATTCTTTTGCGTCAAAACCTTAGTTACAACCAAGATGGCATCTTCAGGAGCTATAATTTCATTAAATAAAGCCAAGGCGCGCCGATGAGCCTCTTCGATAAAAATTGGAGAATCGTACGGGAGGGCTGGGTTTGAAATTTGAAATCGAATACCAGTATCCCATGCATAAATTAAGGCTGGGTTTAAAATAAGCCCTTTAAAGTTTTCGTTCAAGAATTTCTTTAAGTCTGCAGCCATATCTTATCTCCTTAATTTCACCTTCTACATTCAAATAGTTAGTTTTTAGGTTCACAGATGTCCGTGTGCTTCTAATATACTAGTAAGGCCTATCAATTTCTACATAATTTTGGAAATAAATCAGTTAACTATCTATTCCAGCTATCCAATATGGTAATAAACCAATTGAATACAGTTCCCAACTTTCCATCCATAAGGACATATGTCCTTCCATCCACTCAGTTTGCCGATTATCCTTAAGGTAATGA
Proteins encoded:
- a CDS encoding ribose-phosphate diphosphokinase; the protein is MAYQLRDNFKLFSLNSNQELAQEIADHLGCELGKNSITHFSDGEIQIHIEESVRGAEVYVVQSTSQPGHEHVMELLIMIDALKRASADSITVVIPYYGYARQDRKASSREPITAKLVANMLVKAGADHIITMDFHAPQVQGFFNIPVDQLLGITELSQHFIDKNLEDAIVMAPDNGGLSRARRLADRLDVPIGFIDKRKMPDDTETMNIVGDIKGKNAVIIVDIVDTAKTVSDAANLLVENGAKAVYACCTHPVLSGDSIQRIQDSALTELVVTNTIHVPQEKRIPKITILSIAPLLAEAIEHVHNEKPVSPLFEG
- a CDS encoding DUF4306 domain-containing protein — protein: MKFKNIVYLLGAFLVFIFSTLASWYEGGQLRDISWEWKYSAVFSTWLNGPVNEADDILVIDHFVYAAKFEPLFPLLMAASLLFIIFQLSAWLLRKRKTAQVIFLSLMAVSLLLMSALLLGSQAAGLTLFAAFFGLSGLLTLLAILYRNNRKWLRRTGERAN
- a CDS encoding DUF3885 domain-containing protein, with product MAADLKKFLNENFKGLILNPALIYAWDTGIRFQISNPALPYDSPIFIEEAHRRALALFNEIIAPEDAILVVTKVLTQKNNPFLQKKPLNLYRKYIKHKPDLYKLRLEKLTDTEKGFGEDDSLVYRFVYAGKKGDIRYPELLKALCYQDFKHPSTILKNQQESGYDVYFINLTKKIIYHLYDDRGCDILAKDKEDIRFLYEEYNDWILEYDREKIDAVFQKNSKEE